One Glycine soja cultivar W05 chromosome 2, ASM419377v2, whole genome shotgun sequence genomic region harbors:
- the LOC114398298 gene encoding U-box domain-containing protein 4-like codes for MEGFSPEAEATAVAVRRALELLQLNDPVLRVQAARDIRRLTKTSQRCRRQLRQAVAPLVSMLRVDSSEFHEPALLALLNLAVQDEKNKISIVEAGALEPIISFLKSPNPNLQEYATASLLTLSASPTNKPIISACGTIPLLVNILRDGSPQAKVDAVMALSNLSTTQPENLSIILETNAMPFIVSLLKTCRKSSKIAEKCSALIESLVGYEKGRISLTSEEGGVLAVVEVLENGTPQSREHAVGALLTMCQSDRCKYREPILREGVIPGLLELTVQGTPKSQPKARTLLQLLRESPYSRPKAEPDILENIVCDIISQIDGDDQSGRAKKMLAEMVQVSMEQSLRHLQQRALVCTPSEMPIASCASEVSSKY; via the exons ATGGAAGGTTTTTCACCGGAGGCGGAGGCGACAGCGGTGGCCGTACGGCGGGCGTTGGAGCTGCTGCAGCTGAACGACCCCGTTTTGAGGGTCCAAGCGGCGAGGGACATCCGGCGCCTGACCAAGACCTCGCAGCGGTGCCGCCGCCAGCTCCGGCAAGCCGTGGCGCCACTCGTGTCCATGCTCCGCGTTGACTCGTCCGAGTTCCACGAACCCGCGCTTCTCGCTCTGCTTAACCTCGCCGTACAAGACGAAAA GAACAAAATTAGCATTGTGGAAGCTGGTGCATTAGAGCCAATAATTAGTTTCCTCAAGTCACCAAATCCAAATCTGCAGGAGTATGCAACTGCATCTTTGCTCACTCTATCTGCCTCTCCAACCAACAAACCAATCATTAGTGCTTGTGGCACCATTCCTCTTCTTGTGAATATTCTAAGAGATGGAAGTCCTCAAGCTAAAGTTGATGCTGTGATGGCACTGTCCAATTTATCAACAACACAACCTGAAAACCTCAGCATCATTCTTGAAACAAATGCAATGCCTTTTATAGTTAGTCTTCTCAAAACCTGTAGAAAATCCTCAAAAATAGCTGAAAAATGCTCTGCTTTGATAGAATCCTTGGTGGGTTATGAAAAGGGAAGAATTTCCTTAACATCTGAAGAAGGTGGAGTTCTTGCAGTTGTGGAAGTTCTTGAAAATGGGACCCCCCAAAGTAGGGAACATGCTGTTGGGGCATTGCTGACTATGTGCCAAAGTGATAGATGTAAATATAGGGAACCAATTCTTAGAGAAGGTGTTATTCCAGGACTTCTTGAGCTTACAGTTCAAGGAACCCCCAAGTCTCAGCCAAAGGCACGTACCCTTTTGCAGTTACTAAGAGAGTCTCCATATTCAAGACCTAAAGCTGAACCTGACATTCTTGAGAACATAGTGTGTGACATCATATCACAGATTGATGGGGATGATCAATCTGGTAGAGCAAAGAAGATGCTGGCTGAGATGGTCCAAGTCAGCATGGAGCAGAGTTTGAGACATTTACAGCAAAGGGCTCTTGTATGTACCCCTAGTGAAATGCCTATTGCAAGTTGTGCTTCTGAAGTTTCTTCAAAATATTAG